In Sphingomonas sp. LR60, the following are encoded in one genomic region:
- a CDS encoding YciI family protein, which produces MTGFRASGYLCVVLLSYVRPLDEVDAQMAAHVAWLEQGFGQGVFLVAGRRTPRTGGVIVMRGARDAVERVVATDPFVTSGVATAEIVPFSASFAATELHGWLA; this is translated from the coding sequence GTGACGGGGTTCCGCGCCAGCGGTTACCTGTGCGTCGTGCTGCTCAGCTATGTGCGGCCGCTCGATGAGGTGGACGCACAGATGGCGGCGCACGTCGCGTGGCTGGAGCAAGGGTTCGGGCAGGGCGTGTTCCTCGTTGCGGGACGCCGGACGCCGCGCACCGGCGGGGTGATCGTGATGCGCGGTGCGCGCGATGCGGTGGAGCGCGTCGTCGCGACCGATCCGTTCGTGACGAGCGGAGTCGCGACCGCCGAGATCGTGCCGTTCAGCGCCAGCTTCGCCGCGACCGAGCTGCACGGATGGCTGGCATGA
- the hisF gene encoding imidazole glycerol phosphate synthase subunit HisF, with translation MTVRARVIPCLDVAGGRVVKGVNFVDLVDAGDPVEQARAYDAAGADELCFLDITASHEARGTILDVVRRTAAVCFMPLTVGGGVRTAEDARALLLAGADKVAVNSAAVARPEVVADIAERFGSQCCVASVDARRSGDGWEVFTHGGRRATGIDAVEHALRLAELGAGELLVTSMDRDGTKGGYDLDLIRAIADRTAVPVVASGGVGSLDDLVAGVVEGHASAVLAASIFHFGQATVAEAHAVLAAAGVPVRSPLI, from the coding sequence ATGACCGTTCGCGCCCGTGTGATCCCGTGCCTCGACGTTGCCGGTGGCCGCGTCGTCAAAGGCGTCAATTTCGTCGATCTGGTCGATGCCGGCGACCCGGTCGAGCAGGCGCGCGCCTATGACGCGGCGGGGGCGGACGAATTGTGCTTCCTCGACATCACCGCCAGCCATGAGGCGCGGGGCACGATCCTCGACGTCGTGCGCCGGACCGCGGCGGTGTGCTTCATGCCGCTCACCGTCGGTGGCGGCGTGCGCACTGCGGAGGACGCCCGCGCGCTGCTGCTGGCCGGTGCGGACAAGGTCGCGGTCAATTCCGCCGCCGTCGCGCGCCCCGAAGTGGTCGCCGACATCGCCGAGCGGTTCGGCAGCCAATGCTGCGTCGCCAGCGTCGATGCGCGGCGCAGCGGCGATGGCTGGGAAGTGTTCACGCACGGCGGGCGACGCGCGACCGGGATCGACGCGGTCGAACACGCGCTACGGCTGGCGGAGCTGGGCGCGGGCGAGTTGCTGGTCACCTCGATGGACCGCGACGGAACCAAGGGCGGCTACGACCTCGACCTGATCCGCGCGATCGCCGACCGCACCGCGGTGCCGGTGGTGGCGAGCGGCGGCGTCGGGTCGCTGGACGATCTGGTCGCGGGGGTGGTCGAGGGGCACGCCTCGGCAGTGCTGGCGGCGTCGATCTTCCACTTCGGACAGGCGACGGTGGCCGAGGCGCACGCCGTGCTGGCGGCGGCGGGGGTGCCGGTCAGGTCGCCGCTGATCTGA
- a CDS encoding SspB family protein: MSDMLPDSLIPYDEIVQEALRAVVGRVLGTVAESGGLPGEHHFYITFKTQAPGVDIPQRLIERFPDEMTIVLQNRFWDLTVDQERFSVGLSFNQVPSKLVIPYSAITGFHDPTVNFELRFQAQEGPGDGPGPHDPAENDGPSVTPVEDGSNVVAVDFKRKK, translated from the coding sequence ATGAGCGATATGCTGCCCGACAGCCTGATACCTTACGACGAAATCGTGCAGGAAGCCCTGCGCGCGGTCGTGGGGCGCGTGCTGGGAACCGTGGCCGAGTCGGGCGGTCTGCCGGGCGAGCACCACTTCTACATCACCTTCAAGACGCAGGCGCCCGGGGTCGACATCCCGCAGCGATTGATCGAGCGATTCCCGGACGAGATGACGATCGTCCTCCAGAATCGCTTCTGGGACCTGACGGTCGATCAGGAGCGCTTCTCGGTCGGCCTGAGCTTCAATCAGGTGCCGTCGAAGCTGGTCATCCCCTATTCGGCGATCACCGGCTTCCACGATCCGACGGTCAATTTCGAATTGCGCTTCCAGGCGCAGGAAGGCCCCGGCGATGGCCCCGGCCCGCACGATCCGGCCGAGAACGACGGCCCGAGCGTGACGCCGGTCGAGGACGGCTCGAACGTCGTCGCAGTGGATTTCAAAAGGAAGAAGTGA
- a CDS encoding CaiB/BaiF CoA transferase family protein has translation MTHRPLAGLRVLELARILAGPWAGQLLADLGADVIKVERPGEGDDTRHWGPPFVADTPGERGSAAYYHACNRGKRSVAIDIATPEGQAQVRALAAGADVVIENYKVGGLTKYGLDPAALRAADPRLIVCSITGFGQDGPYAQRAGYDFIIQGMGGMMSITGEPDGPPQKGGVAHADLFTGVYATVAILAAVVARASSGVGTHIDMALLDTQVAVLGNQALNWMASGVVPQRLGNGHPNLAPYQSFPTSDGDLIVAVGNDRQFARLCAVLEVPGLAEDARFATNPARVAHRTALLPLLVARTVLWRAADLLAALEVAGVPVGPVNRIDQVFADSQVIARGMQLAMAGIPGLASPIRYDGERAVAARPSPRLGEHAGAEWIAREE, from the coding sequence ATGACCCATCGCCCCCTTGCCGGCCTGCGCGTCCTCGAACTCGCGCGCATCCTCGCCGGTCCATGGGCCGGGCAGTTGCTCGCCGATCTGGGCGCGGACGTCATCAAGGTCGAGCGGCCCGGCGAAGGCGACGACACCCGCCACTGGGGTCCGCCGTTCGTCGCGGACACGCCCGGCGAACGCGGCTCGGCGGCTTATTATCATGCCTGCAACCGCGGCAAACGGTCGGTCGCGATCGACATCGCCACGCCCGAGGGTCAGGCGCAGGTGCGCGCGCTCGCCGCCGGGGCGGACGTGGTGATCGAGAATTACAAGGTGGGCGGGCTCACCAAATACGGGCTCGACCCCGCCGCGCTGCGCGCCGCCGATCCGCGGCTGATCGTGTGTTCGATCACCGGCTTCGGGCAGGACGGCCCCTATGCGCAGCGCGCCGGCTATGACTTCATCATCCAGGGGATGGGCGGGATGATGTCGATCACCGGCGAGCCCGACGGCCCGCCGCAGAAGGGCGGCGTCGCGCATGCCGACCTGTTCACCGGCGTCTATGCGACGGTCGCGATCCTCGCCGCGGTGGTGGCGCGGGCATCGAGTGGCGTCGGCACGCATATCGACATGGCGCTGCTCGACACGCAGGTGGCGGTGCTCGGCAACCAGGCGCTGAACTGGATGGCGAGCGGCGTGGTGCCGCAGCGGCTCGGCAACGGCCATCCGAATCTCGCGCCATATCAGAGCTTCCCAACCAGCGACGGCGACCTGATCGTCGCGGTCGGCAACGATCGCCAGTTCGCGCGATTGTGTGCAGTGCTGGAGGTGCCGGGGCTGGCGGAGGATGCGCGCTTCGCGACCAACCCGGCGCGGGTTGCCCATCGCACCGCGCTGCTCCCGCTATTGGTGGCGCGCACCGTCCTGTGGCGCGCCGCCGACCTGCTCGCCGCGCTGGAGGTAGCGGGGGTGCCGGTCGGCCCGGTCAACCGCATCGATCAGGTCTTCGCCGACTCGCAGGTGATCGCGCGCGGGATGCAGCTGGCGATGGCCGGCATCCCCGGCCTCGCCTCACCGATCCGCTACGACGGCGAGCGCGCGGTGGCGGCACGGCCGAGCCCGCGGCTGGGCGAACATGCGGGTGCGGAGTGGATCGCGCGAGAAGAATAG
- the hisH gene encoding imidazole glycerol phosphate synthase subunit HisH gives MTLALIDYQAGNLHSVENALRAAGCADLTVTADPEVVRRADRIVLPGVGAFGACAANLRAVPGMIAALEERALEQGAPFLGICVGMQLLAETGEELGLHKGLGWIAGSVRRIDPAGSDAKVPHMGWNDVVPIAGHPLIVPGEAYFLHSYAFTGEGVVATTDHAGPVTAAVARDTVLGVQFHPEKSQRYGLALLERFLAWRP, from the coding sequence ATGACGCTCGCACTGATCGACTATCAGGCCGGCAACCTCCACTCGGTCGAGAATGCGTTGCGCGCGGCGGGCTGCGCCGATCTGACCGTCACCGCCGATCCCGAAGTGGTGCGGCGCGCCGATCGCATCGTGCTGCCCGGCGTCGGGGCGTTCGGCGCGTGTGCGGCGAATTTGCGCGCGGTGCCGGGGATGATCGCGGCGCTGGAGGAGCGGGCGCTCGAGCAGGGCGCGCCGTTCCTCGGCATCTGCGTCGGGATGCAATTGCTTGCGGAGACCGGCGAGGAACTCGGGCTCCACAAAGGGCTCGGCTGGATCGCGGGCAGCGTGCGCCGGATCGACCCGGCGGGCAGCGACGCCAAGGTGCCGCACATGGGTTGGAACGACGTGGTGCCGATCGCTGGCCACCCGCTGATCGTCCCCGGCGAGGCTTATTTCCTTCACAGCTACGCCTTCACCGGCGAGGGCGTGGTCGCGACCACCGATCATGCCGGGCCGGTGACCGCCGCGGTCGCGCGCGACACGGTGCTGGGCGTGCAATTCCATCCCGAAAAGAGCCAGCGCTACGGCCTGGCGCTGCTCGAAAGGTTTCTGGCATGGCGTCCCTGA
- the hisA gene encoding 1-(5-phosphoribosyl)-5-[(5-phosphoribosylamino)methylideneamino]imidazole-4-carboxamide isomerase, with protein sequence MASLIVFPAIDLKQGQVVRLAEGDMARATVYGDDPAAQARAFAAAGATHLHVVDLDGAFAGESVNGDAVRGIVAAFPGKVQLGGGIRTPEAVAAWLALGVARVVIGTAALEQPQFVRDMAARYPGQIVVAVDARDGMVATKGWAEVSTTSVADLARQFEDAGVAALLFTDVGRDGLLKGCNVAATVALARDVRIPVIASGGVADIDDIHQLAAHATEGVEGVITGRALYDGRLDLGDALRVAGR encoded by the coding sequence ATGGCGTCCCTGATCGTCTTTCCCGCGATCGACCTCAAGCAAGGGCAGGTCGTCCGGCTCGCCGAGGGCGATATGGCGCGCGCGACCGTCTATGGCGACGATCCCGCGGCGCAGGCGCGCGCCTTCGCGGCGGCGGGGGCGACGCACCTGCATGTCGTCGACCTCGACGGCGCGTTCGCGGGCGAGAGCGTCAACGGTGACGCGGTCCGCGGGATCGTCGCGGCCTTTCCGGGCAAGGTGCAGCTCGGCGGGGGCATCCGCACGCCCGAGGCGGTCGCGGCATGGCTCGCGCTCGGCGTGGCGCGGGTGGTGATCGGCACCGCCGCGCTCGAACAGCCGCAGTTCGTCCGCGACATGGCGGCGCGCTACCCCGGCCAGATCGTGGTCGCGGTCGATGCGCGCGACGGGATGGTCGCGACCAAGGGCTGGGCGGAGGTATCCACCACCAGCGTCGCCGATCTCGCGCGGCAATTCGAGGACGCGGGCGTTGCGGCATTGCTGTTCACCGATGTCGGGCGCGACGGGCTGCTCAAGGGCTGCAACGTCGCGGCGACCGTCGCGCTGGCGCGCGACGTGCGCATCCCGGTGATCGCCAGCGGCGGGGTCGCCGACATCGACGACATCCACCAGCTCGCCGCGCACGCCACCGAGGGCGTCGAGGGCGTCATCACCGGCCGCGCGCTATATGACGGGCGGCTCGATCTCGGCGACGCCTTGCGGGTGGCAGGGCGCTGA
- the hisB gene encoding imidazoleglycerol-phosphate dehydratase HisB has translation MRTATIRRDTSETKVAVTVNLDGTGAYDVKTGVGFFDHMLEQLSRHGLIDLHVRCDGDLHIDEHHTVEDTALAIGSAVAQALGDKRGIRRYGDALSPMDETLTRVALDISGRPWLVWRARFSQARLGGMDTEMFQHFFHSFAQNAGITLHIETLYGDNNHHIAESMFKGLARALRAAVEIDPRKADAIPSTKGTL, from the coding sequence ATGCGCACCGCCACGATCCGCCGCGATACTTCGGAGACGAAGGTCGCCGTCACCGTCAACCTAGACGGGACAGGGGCTTACGACGTGAAGACCGGCGTCGGCTTCTTCGACCATATGCTCGAACAGCTCTCGCGGCACGGCCTGATCGACCTGCACGTCCGCTGCGACGGCGATCTGCATATCGACGAGCATCACACCGTCGAGGACACCGCGCTCGCGATCGGCAGCGCGGTGGCGCAGGCGCTGGGCGACAAGCGCGGCATCCGCCGTTACGGCGACGCGCTTAGCCCGATGGACGAGACGCTGACCCGCGTCGCGCTCGACATTTCGGGGCGGCCGTGGCTGGTATGGCGCGCGCGCTTCTCGCAGGCGCGGCTGGGCGGGATGGACACCGAAATGTTCCAGCATTTCTTCCACAGCTTCGCGCAGAACGCCGGTATCACGCTGCACATCGAGACGCTGTACGGCGACAACAATCACCACATCGCCGAGAGCATGTTCAAGGGCCTCGCCCGCGCGCTGCGCGCCGCGGTCGAGATCGACCCGCGCAAGGCCGATGCGATCCCCTCGACCAAGGGGACGCTGTGA
- a CDS encoding GNAT family N-acetyltransferase translates to MTDTSIHLIPNPGDAELDAILAPLAAHNDAAAGPTERHKVALVLRDDASTAIGGLWAEASYRWLFVKYLALPPQARGKGQGRALMLAAEDEARRLGCVGIWLDTFSFQARGFYEKLGYGVFGRIDDYPPGEARFFLSKRIG, encoded by the coding sequence ATGACCGATACCAGCATCCACCTGATCCCCAACCCCGGCGACGCCGAACTCGACGCGATCCTCGCGCCGCTCGCCGCGCATAACGACGCCGCCGCCGGCCCGACCGAGCGTCACAAGGTCGCGCTCGTGCTGCGCGACGACGCCAGCACCGCGATCGGCGGCCTGTGGGCGGAGGCGAGCTATCGCTGGCTGTTCGTCAAATATCTCGCGCTCCCGCCGCAGGCGCGCGGCAAGGGACAGGGCCGCGCACTGATGCTCGCCGCCGAGGACGAAGCGCGACGGCTGGGCTGCGTCGGCATCTGGCTCGACACGTTCAGCTTCCAGGCGCGCGGTTTCTACGAAAAGCTCGGCTATGGCGTCTTCGGCCGGATCGACGATTATCCGCCTGGCGAGGCGCGCTTCTTCCTGTCGAAGCGGATCGGGTAG
- a CDS encoding S-(hydroxymethyl)glutathione dehydrogenase/class III alcohol dehydrogenase codes for MKTRAAVAFEAKKPLEIVELDLEGPKAGEVLVEIMATGICHTDAYTLDGLDSEGLFPSVLGHEGCGIVREVGAGVTSVTPGDHVIPLYTPECRQCKSCLSGKTNLCTAIRATQGKGLMPDGTTRFSYKGQPIYHYMGCSTFSNFTVLPEIAVAKIRPDAPFDTSCYIGCGVTTGVGAVVNTAKVEVGATVIVFGLGGIGLNVIQGAKLAGAARIIGVDLNPDREAWGRQFGMTDFVNPKQVGDIVQHLVAMTDGGGDYTFDCTGNTVVMRQALESAHRGWGESIVIGVAEAGKEISTRPFQLVTGRVWKGTAFGGARGRTDVPTIVDWYMNGMIQIDPMITHRLTLDEINKGFDLMHAGESIRSVVVY; via the coding sequence ATGAAGACCCGCGCCGCCGTCGCGTTCGAGGCGAAGAAGCCGCTGGAGATCGTCGAACTCGATCTCGAAGGGCCAAAGGCCGGCGAAGTGCTGGTCGAGATCATGGCGACCGGCATCTGCCACACCGACGCCTATACGCTGGACGGGCTAGACAGCGAGGGGCTGTTCCCGAGCGTGCTGGGCCATGAGGGCTGCGGCATCGTTCGCGAGGTCGGCGCGGGGGTGACCAGCGTGACGCCGGGCGATCACGTCATCCCGCTCTACACCCCCGAATGTCGCCAGTGTAAGTCGTGCCTCAGCGGCAAGACCAATTTGTGCACCGCGATCCGCGCCACGCAGGGCAAGGGGTTGATGCCCGACGGCACGACCCGCTTCAGCTACAAGGGGCAGCCGATCTACCATTATATGGGTTGCTCGACCTTCTCGAACTTCACGGTGCTGCCCGAGATCGCGGTCGCCAAGATCCGCCCCGACGCGCCGTTCGACACCAGTTGCTACATCGGCTGCGGCGTCACCACCGGGGTCGGCGCGGTGGTCAACACCGCCAAGGTCGAGGTCGGCGCGACGGTGATCGTGTTCGGGCTCGGCGGGATCGGGCTCAACGTCATCCAGGGCGCGAAGCTGGCCGGGGCGGCGCGGATCATCGGCGTCGATCTCAATCCCGACCGCGAGGCATGGGGGCGCCAGTTCGGGATGACCGACTTCGTCAACCCGAAGCAAGTCGGCGATATCGTCCAGCATCTCGTCGCGATGACCGACGGCGGCGGGGATTATACGTTCGATTGCACCGGCAACACCGTCGTGATGCGGCAGGCGCTCGAATCGGCCCATCGCGGCTGGGGCGAGTCGATCGTGATCGGTGTCGCGGAAGCGGGCAAGGAGATCAGCACGCGGCCGTTCCAGCTCGTTACCGGGCGCGTCTGGAAGGGCACCGCCTTCGGTGGCGCGCGCGGGCGCACCGACGTGCCGACGATCGTCGACTGGTATATGAACGGCATGATCCAGATCGACCCGATGATCACGCATCGGCTGACGCTGGACGAGATCAACAAGGGCTTCGACCTGATGCATGCCGGCGAGAGCATCCGCAGCGTCGTGGTTTACTGA
- a CDS encoding bile acid:sodium symporter family protein — protein sequence MPRRVGALLARADRFLLLLIATVALAAVLPARGQAAVWVEHGTTVAVALLFLLYGARLAPQAIWAGLAQWRLQLLVFASTFLLFPVIGLGVAAATQSWLPLPIVTGLLYLCLLPSTVQSSIAFTSIARGNVPAALCSASLSNLVGVIITPLLVAQLLATASGGLSLDALRDIALQILLPFVVGQAIRPWAQGWLLAHPLLTNVVDRGSVLVVVYAAFGAGVVAGLWQHVSPLTLVAIVLVSLVILALVIGAATLVSRALGFTVPDEIATVFCGSKKSMASGIPMAAILFPPQSVGLIVLPLMIFHQVQLFVCAWLARRYAERAE from the coding sequence GTGCCTCGCCGCGTCGGCGCGCTGCTCGCACGCGCCGATCGCTTCCTGCTGCTGCTGATCGCGACAGTGGCGCTCGCCGCCGTGCTGCCGGCGCGTGGGCAAGCGGCGGTGTGGGTCGAACATGGAACGACCGTGGCGGTTGCGCTGCTGTTCCTGCTCTACGGCGCGCGGCTCGCGCCGCAGGCGATCTGGGCAGGGCTCGCGCAATGGCGGTTGCAGCTTCTGGTGTTCGCCAGCACCTTCCTGCTGTTCCCGGTGATCGGCCTCGGCGTCGCGGCGGCGACCCAGTCGTGGCTGCCCCTGCCGATCGTCACCGGCTTGCTGTATCTCTGCCTGCTACCGTCAACCGTCCAATCGTCGATCGCCTTCACCTCGATCGCACGCGGGAACGTGCCCGCGGCCTTGTGCAGCGCGTCGCTGTCGAACCTCGTCGGCGTCATCATCACCCCGCTGCTGGTCGCGCAACTGCTCGCCACCGCCAGCGGCGGGCTGTCGCTCGACGCGCTGCGCGACATCGCCTTGCAGATCCTGCTGCCGTTCGTCGTCGGGCAGGCGATAAGGCCGTGGGCGCAAGGCTGGCTGCTCGCGCATCCGCTGCTGACCAATGTGGTCGATCGCGGATCCGTGCTGGTGGTCGTCTATGCCGCATTCGGCGCGGGGGTGGTCGCCGGACTGTGGCAGCATGTCTCGCCGCTGACCCTGGTGGCGATCGTGCTCGTCTCGCTGGTGATTCTCGCGCTGGTGATCGGCGCGGCGACGCTGGTATCGCGCGCACTGGGGTTCACGGTGCCCGACGAGATCGCGACCGTCTTCTGCGGGTCGAAGAAGAGCATGGCGAGCGGCATCCCGATGGCGGCGATCCTGTTTCCCCCGCAAAGCGTCGGCCTGATCGTGCTGCCGCTGATGATCTTCCACCAGGTGCAATTGTTCGTCTGCGCCTGGCTGGCGCGGCGCTATGCGGAGCGGGCGGAGTGA